The Paenibacillus tianjinensis genome has a window encoding:
- a CDS encoding ABC transporter substrate-binding protein, with translation MKSKSIKTAFTLMLMSSMLIAGCGGNNNNNAADSAATNAPANTGNNAEASAPADEAMDTSPVTFTFFGADASPNWNKMQDDVGKVITEKTGVTLDAEFDVGSGGGDQKIAMMAASGDVPDMIFAKGNLGTLVDAGLILDLTDLIDKYAPNLKKIYGENMNRLKYSNDDQKIYSIPTNMGVDQQSFDAGGGFEIQHRVLKELGYPQVKTLADYEKVLKDYVALHPETDGQPTIPLTLNADDWKIMITVTNPAFLTTGAPDDGEYYVDPTTYEAKLHYKRPEEKEYFRWLNNMYAQGLLDKDTFVQKDDQYKAKVASGRVLGLISQEWEYQDGENALKAAGKDEYTYAHFPVTLSDQYQDHSFQTTGIDAAGISITTAAKDPVRIIKWLDWMSSEEAQILKNWGVEGKQYTVNADGKREIPADIQDRKSNDAANFAKETGVGQYNIFGAHYGDGVKDSTGNYYTTNFPEQIVASYSDAEKESLKAYNATTWKDLFPAEDAFPTKEWGALYNMPVPTDGQYQVIFKKTQDIIRKRIPEAILSKPADFDKVYDAFLAELDKAGAQDMEKEYTELVKKRVSLWTGKDL, from the coding sequence ATGAAAAGCAAGAGCATTAAAACCGCTTTTACACTTATGCTCATGAGTTCTATGCTGATCGCAGGCTGTGGCGGCAACAACAATAATAATGCAGCTGACAGCGCGGCTACCAATGCACCGGCAAACACAGGCAACAATGCGGAAGCAAGCGCACCAGCAGATGAAGCTATGGATACAAGCCCTGTTACATTCACATTCTTTGGTGCGGATGCCAGTCCGAACTGGAACAAAATGCAGGATGATGTAGGTAAAGTTATTACTGAAAAGACAGGCGTAACACTGGATGCGGAATTTGACGTAGGCAGCGGCGGCGGCGACCAAAAAATCGCGATGATGGCTGCCAGCGGCGACGTGCCGGATATGATCTTTGCAAAAGGGAATCTGGGTACCTTGGTGGATGCAGGCCTGATTCTTGATCTGACCGATCTGATCGACAAGTATGCCCCGAACCTCAAGAAAATCTACGGCGAAAATATGAACCGTCTGAAATACAGCAATGATGATCAAAAAATCTATTCCATTCCTACAAACATGGGGGTTGACCAACAATCCTTCGATGCAGGCGGCGGCTTTGAAATTCAGCACCGCGTGCTGAAAGAGCTGGGTTACCCGCAAGTGAAAACATTGGCAGACTATGAGAAAGTGTTGAAGGATTATGTAGCTCTGCATCCGGAAACCGATGGACAGCCTACGATTCCGCTAACACTGAATGCGGATGACTGGAAAATCATGATTACCGTTACCAACCCTGCATTCCTGACAACCGGCGCACCGGATGATGGTGAATATTATGTAGATCCTACAACTTATGAAGCTAAGCTTCATTACAAACGCCCTGAAGAAAAAGAATATTTCCGTTGGCTCAACAACATGTACGCTCAAGGTCTGCTGGATAAAGATACCTTCGTACAAAAAGATGACCAATACAAAGCTAAAGTGGCCAGCGGCCGCGTACTCGGTCTGATCTCCCAGGAATGGGAATACCAAGATGGTGAAAATGCTCTGAAGGCAGCAGGCAAAGACGAGTACACTTATGCTCACTTCCCTGTAACCCTGTCCGATCAGTATCAAGACCACTCCTTCCAGACCACTGGTATTGATGCTGCCGGTATTTCGATCACAACCGCTGCTAAAGATCCTGTCCGCATCATTAAATGGCTGGATTGGATGTCCTCTGAAGAAGCCCAGATTCTGAAAAACTGGGGTGTTGAAGGCAAACAGTACACTGTAAATGCTGATGGCAAACGTGAAATCCCTGCTGATATTCAAGACAGAAAATCCAATGATGCCGCTAACTTTGCAAAAGAAACAGGCGTTGGCCAGTACAATATCTTTGGTGCACACTATGGTGACGGCGTGAAGGATTCCACTGGCAACTACTATACTACGAACTTCCCTGAACAAATCGTAGCTTCGTACTCTGATGCTGAAAAAGAATCACTGAAGGCTTACAACGCTACAACCTGGAAAGATCTGTTCCCTGCTGAAGATGCATTCCCTACTAAAGAATGGGGCGCTCTTTACAACATGCCTGTTCCAACTGACGGTCAGTACCAGGTTATCTTCAAAAAGACTCAAGATATTATCCGCAAACGTATTCCTGAAGCGATCCTGTCCAAACCTGCAGACTTCGACAAGGTGTACGATGCCTTCCTGGCTGAGCTCGACAAAGCCGGTGCTCAAGACATGGAAAAAGAATATACTGAACTTGTTAAGAAGAGAGTATCCCTGTGGACCGGTAAAGATCTGTAA
- a CDS encoding carbohydrate ABC transporter permease codes for MGGKAFQMSKGERIFDIFLYIALGLIMIVTLYPFLNVLAISFNESTDTVRGGIYIWPRAWTLENYQRIFSYTGLIQGFKISVLRTITGTLLGLLSSSMLAFTLSRPEFRARKFVSYFLALTMYFSGGMVPMYILMRDLNLIGTFWIYILPGAVSAFNVFVIRSFMDGLPFALQESAKLDGANDFVIFYKIILPLCKPVLATIALFLAVGQWNEWFSTYLYNGNKPHLTTLQYELMKVLSSTNQGSGMVNANDMAQQMAQISPESIKMAITIVVTVPILVVYPFLQKYFVGGMTLGAVKA; via the coding sequence GTGGGTGGCAAAGCATTTCAAATGTCAAAGGGTGAGCGTATATTCGACATCTTTCTATACATTGCTCTTGGATTAATCATGATCGTGACGTTGTATCCCTTCCTGAACGTACTGGCGATTTCTTTTAACGAATCTACAGACACTGTTCGGGGCGGCATCTATATCTGGCCGAGAGCCTGGACGCTTGAGAATTACCAGCGTATCTTCAGCTATACCGGCCTGATTCAAGGCTTCAAAATATCTGTACTCCGTACCATTACCGGTACGCTACTCGGTCTCCTGAGCTCTTCCATGCTGGCCTTTACGCTCAGCCGTCCGGAGTTCAGAGCCAGAAAGTTTGTCTCTTATTTCCTGGCCCTGACGATGTATTTCTCCGGCGGTATGGTGCCAATGTACATTCTGATGAGAGACTTGAATCTGATCGGAACCTTCTGGATTTATATCCTGCCGGGTGCGGTTTCCGCCTTCAACGTCTTCGTCATCCGGTCCTTTATGGACGGACTGCCGTTCGCTCTTCAGGAATCCGCCAAGCTGGACGGAGCCAACGACTTTGTGATTTTTTACAAGATCATCCTGCCTCTATGTAAGCCGGTTCTGGCAACGATTGCGTTGTTCCTGGCCGTAGGACAGTGGAATGAATGGTTCAGCACTTATCTGTACAACGGCAATAAGCCGCATCTTACGACACTCCAGTATGAGCTCATGAAGGTATTATCATCTACCAATCAGGGCAGCGGCATGGTGAATGCCAACGATATGGCGCAGCAAATGGCGCAAATCTCGCCTGAATCAATCAAGATGGCGATTACCATTGTAGTAACCGTACCTATCCTTGTAGTGTATCCTTTCCTGCAGAAGTATTTCGTAGGCGGCATGACGCTCGGTGCAGTAAAAGCTTAA
- a CDS encoding ABC transporter permease: protein MDVKALTENGVTANESVTPNPPAKRNSGFWKSVLQQKYLYLMSLPFVIWVFVFSYVPLWGWLMAFQNYKPKKSFTEQKWVGLDNFKELFHDERFYLVLRNTLAMSILGLIFGFVVPILFAVMLNELRGNVFKRTVQTVSYLPHFVSWVVVGGIVYKTLSIDGGIVNDLLIWLNVIDEPIQFMAKAKMFWGVLTVADLWKETGWNAIIYLAAITGIDKELYEAAKVDGAGRIKQMFNITLPGIRTTITVLLIMSIGHLVGIGFEKQFQLSNNMVTDYSEVLDMYALKYGIQIARFSYGTAISMFTSVVSVILLLIANGVMKKVTKESIM from the coding sequence ATGGACGTGAAAGCGCTCACTGAAAACGGTGTTACAGCAAATGAAAGCGTAACCCCCAACCCACCTGCGAAACGGAATAGTGGATTTTGGAAAAGCGTACTGCAGCAAAAGTACTTATATCTGATGTCTCTTCCATTCGTGATCTGGGTATTCGTCTTCAGCTACGTGCCCTTATGGGGATGGTTGATGGCGTTCCAAAATTATAAACCGAAGAAATCTTTTACGGAGCAGAAGTGGGTCGGATTGGATAACTTCAAAGAACTCTTCCACGATGAACGCTTCTATCTTGTTCTGAGAAACACACTTGCAATGAGTATTTTGGGTCTGATATTTGGTTTCGTTGTACCCATCCTGTTTGCGGTAATGCTCAATGAGCTGCGGGGCAATGTATTTAAAAGAACAGTTCAAACGGTTTCTTACCTGCCTCACTTTGTATCATGGGTCGTTGTAGGCGGGATTGTCTACAAGACACTCTCGATCGACGGCGGGATCGTCAATGATCTGCTGATCTGGCTGAATGTCATTGACGAGCCGATCCAGTTCATGGCCAAGGCCAAGATGTTCTGGGGAGTTTTGACGGTCGCCGACCTTTGGAAAGAAACAGGCTGGAATGCAATTATCTATCTGGCAGCGATTACAGGCATCGACAAAGAGCTGTATGAAGCAGCCAAAGTTGACGGGGCAGGCAGAATCAAGCAGATGTTCAATATTACTTTGCCGGGTATCCGAACCACCATTACTGTACTCCTGATTATGTCGATTGGCCATCTTGTAGGAATCGGTTTCGAAAAACAGTTCCAGCTCAGCAACAACATGGTAACCGATTATTCGGAAGTGCTGGATATGTATGCGCTTAAGTACGGTATTCAGATAGCCCGCTTCTCTTACGGTACGGCAATCAGTATGTTCACTTCGGTAGTCAGTGTAATCCTGCTGCTTATTGCTAACGGTGTTATGAAGAAAGTTACTAAAGAAAGCATTATGTAA
- a CDS encoding sensor histidine kinase yields the protein MINNMKLKYKLIMFYVVVVMIPVLIIGIILISYFRNAALDRAIDQATNNVEKIKSQMSAKLRVPTDISNLLFFDDNLETLVNRQYPNILELTKAYMDYTDFKDYILQYREIANIRFFIDNPTLVNNLSITPLTPEKESSFWYKKVMETKGIYWLYIDDKEGFIGTTKGSINKLSLLRQVAYPEYNKIGIIMVQMNQDELNNMLSQEPFETIITDEQGYIVAAKNPKLVGTTLDAFDIEVDLEQHSGNVIQTKVKGADSYVIVDEITPALSISKLKIISVFETKSILSDANKVSILGLLIISGVLLVALVMVYTISLLTTNRLLRLSRQLNQVALGNLNVVSRIDGTDEIGQLSRQFNYMVSSINQLISQVIESNEKNSRLEIAQREIKLKMMASQIHPHFLFNALESIRMNAHLKGEKEIANIVRLLGKLMRKNLEVGRERAPLKEEIEMIRSYLEIQKFRYEERLRYEIDFDTEASEILIPPLIIQPLVENSVVHGLENKEGPVYVKVSVKLIDNEIQVYVIDDGVGMSQQRLSELRGVIAQAEEEQRSRIGMRNVHQRLVMYYGEEHGLKITSEEGRGTEIFFSIPHDSDYKQ from the coding sequence ATGATCAATAATATGAAGCTGAAGTATAAGCTAATAATGTTTTACGTTGTGGTTGTCATGATTCCCGTGCTGATTATCGGGATTATTCTGATCAGCTATTTTCGGAATGCTGCCCTGGACCGGGCCATTGATCAGGCGACAAATAACGTCGAGAAGATCAAAAGCCAGATGTCAGCCAAGCTCCGTGTACCTACGGATATCTCCAATCTTCTGTTTTTTGATGATAATCTGGAAACGCTTGTGAACAGGCAGTATCCGAACATCCTTGAGTTAACTAAGGCCTATATGGACTACACCGATTTTAAGGATTACATTTTACAGTACCGTGAAATCGCCAACATCCGCTTTTTTATCGACAATCCGACACTCGTCAATAACCTGTCGATTACGCCGCTGACTCCGGAGAAAGAATCCAGTTTCTGGTATAAAAAGGTTATGGAAACGAAAGGGATCTACTGGCTCTATATTGACGATAAAGAGGGTTTTATCGGCACCACTAAGGGGAGTATAAACAAACTTAGTCTGCTGCGCCAGGTAGCTTATCCGGAATATAACAAGATCGGAATTATCATGGTTCAGATGAATCAGGATGAACTGAATAATATGCTGTCCCAGGAACCGTTCGAGACGATCATAACAGATGAACAAGGCTATATCGTAGCTGCAAAGAATCCGAAACTGGTCGGGACGACGCTGGACGCCTTTGATATTGAAGTGGATCTGGAGCAACATTCCGGCAATGTTATCCAAACGAAAGTCAAAGGGGCAGATTCCTACGTTATCGTTGATGAGATTACCCCTGCACTCAGTATCAGCAAGCTGAAGATCATTTCCGTATTCGAAACTAAAAGTATACTCAGCGATGCGAATAAAGTAAGCATACTCGGGCTGCTGATCATCAGCGGGGTATTGCTGGTGGCCCTTGTGATGGTCTATACGATCTCTTTGCTGACAACCAACCGGCTGCTCCGGCTCAGCCGCCAGCTGAATCAAGTAGCCTTGGGGAATCTTAACGTTGTCTCCCGTATTGACGGCACAGATGAGATCGGGCAGCTGTCACGCCAATTCAACTATATGGTGTCGAGCATCAACCAGCTGATAAGCCAGGTCATTGAGAGCAATGAGAAGAACAGCAGGCTGGAGATCGCCCAACGGGAAATCAAATTGAAAATGATGGCCAGCCAGATTCATCCGCATTTCCTCTTTAATGCGCTGGAATCGATCCGGATGAATGCCCACCTGAAGGGTGAGAAGGAAATTGCGAATATCGTCAGGCTGCTCGGCAAGCTGATGCGTAAGAACCTCGAAGTCGGCAGAGAACGGGCTCCGCTTAAGGAAGAGATTGAAATGATCCGCTCCTATCTGGAAATCCAGAAATTCCGTTATGAGGAAAGGCTGAGATATGAAATTGATTTTGACACCGAGGCCTCAGAGATTCTGATTCCTCCGCTGATCATTCAGCCGCTGGTGGAGAATTCGGTCGTCCACGGTCTAGAGAATAAAGAGGGGCCCGTTTATGTGAAAGTCAGTGTAAAGCTGATCGACAATGAGATCCAGGTATATGTGATCGATGACGGGGTAGGGATGTCACAGCAGCGGCTCTCTGAACTGCGCGGGGTGATTGCTCAGGCGGAAGAAGAGCAGCGAAGCCGGATCGGCATGCGCAATGTGCATCAGAGACTGGTCATGTATTACGGGGAAGAGCATGGCCTGAAGATTACAAGCGAAGAGGGAAGGGGAACAGAAATATTCTTTTCCATCCCGCATGATAGCGATTACAAACAGTAG
- a CDS encoding response regulator transcription factor yields the protein MIKVLIVDDEPKLREGLRSLIPWEEEGYTVVATAANGFEALEKFHSFAPSLIVADIRMPGMDGLELIAELRKQNANCHVLILSGYADFEYAKRAISCHIDGYLLKPVDEEELISYLQELRVTIEREEQFSRLQTEAEVSNHEAWLRGLLQPGSEDIAVPEAASRLGLQGESEVILLQLMRPHKGEDGREERVRSLLERYLPPERAIFFSLPPFLGLLLKEPLKDEAARAALWQDLNRIIAREGLDFYAASGGAALEPEQAAASYTAARELLEQAFFGRREILVSGAVEQWAEAVKEPGELADSERDEEMELLLAVETGSTEVLSPLVRQIICKLVETRYDETYIKDNLIRIVSSTIARLEAVNPDVRTLISENASPASEVYNSYYLSDILSMVADYLEHIAKQLNTGGRGDEIKRITDLIQRRYNENLKLGMLAQIFNYNSAYLGKMFKNQIGEHFNTYLDKVRIEKAKQFLTQGMKVYEVAERVGYMNADYFNAKFRKYVGVSPSAFRKEQ from the coding sequence ATGATAAAAGTGCTGATTGTTGATGATGAGCCCAAGCTGCGGGAAGGGCTGCGGTCCTTGATCCCCTGGGAAGAAGAGGGCTATACCGTAGTGGCGACAGCGGCGAACGGATTCGAGGCGCTTGAGAAGTTCCATAGCTTTGCTCCCAGTCTGATCGTCGCCGATATCCGTATGCCGGGAATGGACGGTCTGGAGCTGATTGCTGAACTTCGTAAACAAAACGCCAATTGCCATGTGCTGATTCTTAGCGGCTATGCGGACTTCGAATATGCTAAACGTGCGATCTCCTGCCATATCGACGGATATTTACTGAAACCGGTGGATGAGGAGGAATTGATCTCTTATCTGCAGGAACTCCGGGTAACGATAGAACGGGAAGAGCAGTTCAGCAGGCTGCAGACTGAAGCTGAGGTAAGCAATCATGAGGCCTGGCTGCGTGGGCTGCTTCAGCCTGGCAGCGAGGATATAGCCGTCCCGGAAGCTGCATCCAGGCTTGGCCTGCAGGGGGAAAGCGAAGTTATTCTGCTCCAGCTGATGCGTCCCCATAAGGGGGAGGACGGAAGGGAGGAGCGGGTCCGGAGCCTGCTGGAACGCTATTTGCCGCCGGAGAGGGCAATCTTTTTCAGTTTGCCTCCCTTTCTAGGTCTTTTGCTGAAGGAGCCTCTAAAAGATGAAGCTGCCCGTGCGGCGCTGTGGCAGGATTTAAACAGAATCATTGCCAGAGAAGGACTGGACTTTTATGCTGCATCCGGAGGAGCGGCGCTGGAGCCGGAACAGGCTGCCGCATCATATACTGCTGCTCGGGAGCTGCTGGAGCAGGCCTTTTTCGGGCGCAGGGAGATTCTGGTGAGCGGGGCAGTAGAACAGTGGGCAGAAGCAGTGAAGGAGCCCGGAGAGCTTGCTGATTCTGAACGTGATGAAGAAATGGAGCTTCTGCTGGCGGTTGAGACAGGAAGCACTGAGGTACTGTCCCCGCTAGTGAGGCAAATTATCTGCAAGCTGGTTGAGACCAGATATGATGAGACCTATATCAAAGACAATCTGATCCGGATTGTAAGCAGTACGATTGCCCGGCTGGAGGCCGTAAATCCCGATGTCCGCACGTTGATCAGCGAGAATGCCTCTCCTGCGAGTGAAGTGTACAACAGCTATTATCTTAGTGATATCCTTAGCATGGTAGCCGATTATCTGGAACATATTGCGAAGCAGCTGAACACCGGCGGACGGGGCGACGAGATTAAGCGGATTACGGATTTGATTCAGCGCCGGTACAACGAGAACCTGAAGCTGGGAATGCTTGCGCAAATTTTTAATTATAACAGTGCTTATCTGGGCAAAATGTTCAAGAATCAGATCGGCGAGCATTTCAACACTTATCTGGACAAGGTGAGAATTGAGAAAGCCAAGCAGTTTCTCACGCAGGGCATGAAGGTATACGAGGTAGCTGAACGGGTCGGCTACATGAATGCCGATTATTTCAACGCGAAATTCCGCAAATATGTAGGTGTATCTCCAAGCGCCTTCCGCAAGGAGCAATGA
- the xylB gene encoding xylulokinase — MKYVIGVDLGTSAVKTVLVDPQGKVAFEHSAAYPLKRPQPNWSEQNPEDWVNGTLVSLRRLIETSGVDPSQVDGISFSGQMHGLVLVDSEGKVLRPAILWNDTRTTAQCRKIEKTLGTKLIDIARNKALEGFTLPKILWVQENEPEVLAQAHQFLLPKDYVRFRLTGDYAMDYSDAAGTLLLDVGAKEWSSEIAEAFGLPVSLCPRLVESFEQTGTLLPEIAEASGLLTSTKVFAGGADNACGALGAGILGEGRTMCSIGTSGVVLSYETNKDLNLEGKVHFFNHSEKDAFYIMGVTLAAGHSLTWFKETFAAEKSFEELLQGVTSVPAGSGGLLFTPYISGERTPHPDANIRGSFIGMDSGHTLSHFTRSVLEGITFSLRESIEIVRESGKEITEIVAIGGGAKNEAWLQMQADIFGASIIKLESEQGPAMGAAMLAAYGSGWFGSLGECAEAFIRPAEVFKPNAEQVAVYDGLFALYQEVYGQTRELNNKLAAYRK, encoded by the coding sequence ATGAAATATGTAATCGGTGTCGATCTCGGAACGAGCGCGGTAAAGACGGTATTGGTTGATCCGCAGGGAAAAGTAGCTTTTGAGCATTCGGCAGCGTATCCGCTTAAGCGACCGCAGCCCAACTGGAGTGAACAGAATCCGGAGGATTGGGTGAATGGAACACTCGTCAGCCTGCGCCGCCTGATCGAGACATCGGGCGTTGATCCGTCACAGGTAGACGGAATCAGCTTCTCCGGCCAAATGCACGGGCTTGTACTCGTGGACAGTGAAGGCAAGGTACTGCGTCCGGCTATTCTCTGGAATGATACCCGCACTACAGCACAATGCCGCAAGATTGAGAAGACGCTGGGAACAAAGCTTATCGACATCGCCAGAAACAAGGCACTGGAAGGGTTCACGCTTCCTAAGATTCTCTGGGTTCAGGAGAACGAGCCGGAGGTTCTGGCCCAGGCCCATCAATTCCTGCTGCCGAAAGACTATGTACGTTTCCGGTTAACCGGTGATTACGCCATGGATTATTCAGATGCCGCCGGAACGCTGCTGCTGGATGTTGGTGCGAAGGAATGGAGTTCGGAAATCGCCGAAGCCTTCGGACTTCCGGTTTCATTGTGTCCAAGACTGGTAGAATCCTTCGAACAGACTGGGACGCTGCTGCCGGAGATTGCGGAAGCTTCCGGGCTGCTTACATCCACGAAGGTATTTGCCGGCGGAGCCGACAATGCCTGCGGCGCACTGGGTGCGGGAATTCTTGGTGAAGGACGGACGATGTGCAGTATCGGCACATCGGGTGTAGTTCTCTCCTACGAGACTAATAAGGATCTTAATCTGGAAGGCAAAGTCCATTTCTTTAACCACAGTGAGAAGGATGCCTTCTATATAATGGGGGTTACCCTGGCTGCAGGTCATAGCCTTACCTGGTTTAAAGAAACGTTTGCTGCTGAGAAGTCCTTTGAGGAACTGCTGCAGGGCGTGACTTCCGTACCGGCAGGCAGCGGCGGGCTGCTGTTTACACCATATATCAGCGGTGAGCGCACTCCGCATCCGGATGCGAATATCCGCGGAAGCTTCATCGGCATGGACTCCGGGCACACGCTTTCACACTTTACCCGCTCCGTGCTTGAAGGAATTACGTTCTCACTTCGCGAATCTATTGAAATTGTACGTGAATCCGGCAAGGAAATTACGGAGATTGTCGCGATCGGCGGCGGCGCCAAGAATGAAGCCTGGCTGCAGATGCAGGCGGATATTTTTGGTGCTTCAATTATTAAGCTGGAGAGCGAACAGGGGCCTGCGATGGGCGCGGCGATGCTGGCTGCATACGGCAGCGGCTGGTTCGGCTCACTGGGCGAATGTGCTGAAGCCTTCATCCGTCCGGCAGAAGTGTTTAAACCGAATGCGGAGCAGGTGGCGGTTTATGACGGATTGTTCGCTCTTTACCAGGAAGTATACGGCCAGACCCGTGAATTGAACAATAAGCTGGCGGCATACCGTAAGTAA